From the Micromonospora echinospora genome, the window GACCACCGGGAACTCCAGGCCCTTCGCGGCGTGCAGGGTGAGCAGGGTGACCGCCTCGGCGCGCGGGTCCAGCGCGTCGACCTCGGCTCCGGTGGCGAGCTGCGAGAGGAACAGCGGCAGGTCGTCGCCGCAGCGTCGGGCCAGCGGGGTGAGCAGGTCCACCGCCGTGCGGACGTCCTCGGGACGGACCGAGCCGGTGGAGTCCAGGGTGGGCGTGGCGAACCGGTCGGCGAGCACCTGCCCGACCAGGCGTACCCGGGCCGGCAGCCCACCGTCGAGCCCGTCGGCGTGTCGCAGCTCGCGGGCGATGGCCGACACGCCGGGGCGGTCCCGCAGCCGGTCGTGCGAGCGCTTCTGCACCGGGATGTTCGCCCGCGCCAGGGCGTCCAGGATCGGGGCTGCCTGGGCGTCGGTGCGGTACAGCACGGCGATGTCGGAGAACGAGACGTTCGACCCCCGGCCGTCGATGCGTCCGGAGTCCAGCGACCGGTGGGAGAGGCCGCCGACCAGTTCGTCGATGGTGCGTACCACGAAGTCGGCCTCGTCGGCGACCGATGCCGCCGGGTAGCGGCCCACCAGCGGCGCCTCCGGGTCGAGGCGGGCCGGATCCAGCCGGCGGCCCCGGACCAGCGAGGACGGCGCGATGGCCTGCACCGCGGCGGCCAGGATCGGTGCCGACGAGCGGTAGTTGCGGTTCAGCCGGACCAGTCGGGCGTCCGTGAAGTCCTCCGAGAACCGGAGGAAGTAGCCGACGTCCGCACCCCGGAACGAGTAGATCGCCTGGTCCGGGTCACCGATCGCGCAGAGGTTGCCGTCCGCCGGGCTGAGCAGCCGCAGCAGGTCGTACTGGACGGCGTCGACGTCCTGGTACTCGTCGACGAAGATCCACCGCCACCGCTCCCGGTACCGCTGCACCAGCTTCCGGTCGCCGCGCAGCAGCTCGACCGGGAGGGTGAGCAGCTCGTCCAGGTCGACGAGGTGCTGTTTGCGCAGCAGGGCGGTGTAGGTGCCCTCGTCGTCACCAGCCTCGGCGCGGGCCGTCGTCCGGTCCGCGTCGTCGGCGATCCGGAAGTCCGGCGGCAACCCGGCCGCCTCGGCGTTCTCCCGCAGGATGGTCAGCCCGAGCGAGTGGAACGTGCCGACGGTGACGTCCTCGGCGACCGGTCCGAGCAGCCCGTCGAGGCGGTGCCGCAGCTCCTCGGCGGCCCGCCGGGTGAAGGTGATCGCCAGGCAGGTCTCCGGGAAGACGTTCAGCTCGGCACAGAGGTAGGCGATCCGGTGGGTCAGCGTCCGGGTCTTCCCGGTGCCCGGACCGGCGACGATCAGCAGCGGCCCGCCGGGCGCGGAGGCGGCCACCCGCTGCATCGCGTCCAGCCGGTCCAACAGGCCGGTGCCGACCTCCTCCATCCCGGCGAGCATCGGCTCGAACGGTTCGTGCGGCGAGGGCGCGGGCGCGATCGGCGGCGCGGGCGGCGGGGTCTCGCGGGCCGGCCGCCGTTTCGGTTCGGCCTTCGCCGGGCTCTTGGCCCGGGGCACGGCCGCCGGCTCCTTCGGCGACCGCTGCTTCGGCACGGGTACGTCGAACAGCGTCTCCTGGCCGCCCGACTGGCCGGCGGCGCCCAGCTCGGCAGGGTCGAAGAGGGTGATCACCCCGTACTCGCCGTCGTAGCCGGGCACCCGGCGCACCTCGCCCCGCCGGAGTCGGCCGATCCCCTCGGCGAGCACTTCGCCGCCGACCCGCTGGAGCTCGTCGAGCGGAGTGGTGGTCAGGATCTCCAACTCCGGGCCGAGCGCGGCGACCAGGTCGTTGAGCTTCCCCTCCACCTTCTTCGAGCGGGGGCCCACCTTGTTGATCTCACCGAGGATCTCGGCGAGCGGCACCAGGTGGGTGACCTCGCGGGCCTGCTCCGGGCGGTGGCCCTCGGTCCGGTCGGCCAGCTCCTCGATCCGGCTGAGCACGCCGACGGTGAGCGGCTTGCCGCACTCCGGGCAGCGCCCGCCGGCCGCCCGGGTCTGCTCGGGCGACCAGTTCACCCCGCAGACCCGGTGTCCGTCGGCGTGGTACTTCCCCTCCTCCGGGAAGAACTCGATCGTCCCGGCCAGCCCGTCGCCGGTCCGCAGCGCGTCGCGGATGGCGAAGTAGTCCCGTCCGGTGGCGAAGACCGTCGCCTCGCGGGCCAGCGCGGGCGGCGAGTGGGCGTCCGAGTTGGACACCAGCCGGTACGCGTCGAGGCTGGCCACCCGCCAGTTCATCGCCGGGTCGGAGGAGAGCCCGGTCTCCACCGCGAAGATGTGCCCGGCCAGGTCGGCGTAGCAGTCGGCGATCGCGTCGAAACCGGACTTCGAGCCGAGCGCCGAGAACCACGGCGTCCAGATGTGCGCGGGGACGAGATACCCGTCCGGACTCGCCTCCAGGGTGATCTCCAGCAGGTCCCGCGAGTCCAGCCCGAGGATGGGGCGGCCGTCAGAGCCGAGATTGCCGATCCGGCCGAGGGCGGCGTTGAACCGGGCCACCGCGTCCAGGTCGGGCAGGTAGATCAGGTGATGCACCTTGCGCGTCCGGTCGCCCCGCTTGTAGATCGTGGAGATCTCCACGCTGAGCATGAACCGGACCGGGTCCGCCTCCGCCGCGTCGGCCAGCCGGGGCGGGAGCCGACGGGCGATGTCCCGCTCGGCCTCGGGGCCGAGCCGGTACAGGCCGGGCTCGGCCGGGTGCAGGGTCTCCCGCAGGTGGTCGTACCAGGCGGGGTGGGTGAAGTCGCCGGTGCCGAGCACGCCGATGCCCTTGCGTCGGGCCCACCAGCCCAGGTTCGGCAACGTCAGGTCGCGGCTGCACGCCCGCGAGTACTTCGAGTGGATGTGCAGGTCCGCGACGAACGGCGAGGGGCCACCGGAGGGTACGGCGCTGAACGGAGACACGCCGCATCCTGTCACGCCCGGCCGGAGGGCCGCTCCGCGCCACGCGCGGCGGTGACGTGGGTAATCCCCGTGACGCTCCGGCGTCCCATCGTCGCCCGCCCGCGGGACGTGACGCCGCCGTGACGGCCGACCTGGTGTCATGACGCATCCGGGCAGAGGAACAGGCGATGAGAACCCTCGGTCAGTTGCGCGACCGTCCCTTCGAGACGGTGGTCATCGTGGTGGCGCGCCACCCGGCTCGGCATCGAGCTGGCCGCGATCCTCGTCCTCGCCACGGTGACCGGTATGTACGTTCAGCGGGAACGGAGTTCGACCAGGGTGATCTGGGGCTCCGCGCCGACGCGTACCGGCGGGCCCCAGAAGCCGGCGCCGTTGGTCACGTAGACCTTGGTGCCGTCCACCTCGCCGAGACCGGAGACGACCGGCTGTTCGAGTCGGACGGCCAGGTTGAACGGCACGATCTGCCCGCCGTGGGTGTGTCCGCTCAGTTGCAGGTCGACGTCGAACTTCGAGGCCTCCAGCGCGGCCACCGGCTGGTGGGCCAGGAGCACCACCGGCCGGGAGGTGTCGCGGTCGCCGAGCGCCGCCGCGTAGTCCGGCCCGGCGGCCAGGCCGGTGCCGCCCTCGCCGGACGGGTCGTTCACCCCGGCCAGGTCGAGCACGCCACCCCGGGCGGCGATCTCCAACCGCTCGTTCTGGAGCACCCGCAGGCCGAGCCGGTCCACCTCCTGCACCCACTCCTCGACGCCGGAGTAGTACTCGTGGTTGCCGGTGACGAAGAAGCTGCCGAAGCGGGAACGCAGGTCGCGCAGGGGAGCGGCGGCCTCGCCCAGTTCGGCGACACTGCCGTCGACCAGGTCGCCGACGACCGCGACCAGGTCGGCGTCGAGCCGGTTGATGGCGGCCACGATCCGCTCGGTGTGCGCCCGCCCGCGCAGCGGGCCGAGGTGGATGTCGGAGACGGTGGCGATGCGCAGCCCGTCCATGCTGCGGGGCAGCTTCGCCAGCGGGATCTGCACCCGGTCGAGCTGGGGCGGGCCGAGCGCGGTGCGGATGCCGTACCCGGTCACACCGGTGGCGGTGAGCCCGGCGAAGATCGCCGCGCCGCGGGCCAGCAGCAGCCGGCGGGACGGGTCGTGGTCGGGTTGCCGGACCGCGTCGGCGGCCGGCGGGTCGGCGGTGCCGGCGGCCCCCACCAGGGCCGGTTCCGGGGCGGCGGCGGTCGGTTCGGCGGCGACGACCCGGCGGCGCAGCACCAGCCGGGCCACCAGCATCGGCACCTCCAGCGCGACCAGGACGACCAGCAGGTAGAACATCACCGCCAGCCAGAGGTACCCGGGCCAGGCCAGCCAGTAGAGGCCCGCCTGGGTGCCGACCATGGTCACCGGTACGAGCACCGCCAGCACCAGCACGGTGACCGTGCCGATCCGTCGCCAGCGACCGGGGCGGGTGGTGTCCCGGACCAGCCGCTTCCAGAGGTAGAGGTGGATCAGACCGGTGACCAGGGCCAGGGTGCCCACGAAGCCCAGGACCGCCAACACGCGTTGCCTCCCTCAGCCCCCGGCGAACGGGGGTAGGACGTCGATCGTGGCCCCGGCGGGGAGCGGGGTCCGACGATCATGACAGGTCACGCCGTCGACCAGGAAACTCGCGGCCTGGAGCACCCGGGCGAGCCGGTCGCCGTGCCGCCCGACCAGGTCGTCGAGGACCTCGTCGAGCGTACGCCCGGCGGCGGCGCTCTCCTCGGCGCGTCCGGCGGCGGCCCGGGCCCCGGCGAAGTAGCGGATGGTGACCTGCGTCTCAGGCGGCCCCTGCGGGGTCCCGGTGTCCGGTCGCACGTCAGCCTCCGATCGCCGACATCGGCCGGGCGGGTTGCAGGAAGGTCGGGTCGTCGATGCCGTGTCCGGCGGCCTTGTCCCACATCGCCCGCTGCCAGCGGCGGGCCAGTTCGGCGTCGTCCGCCCCGGCGCGCAGCGCCCCGCGCAGGTCGGACTCCCTGGTGGCGAAGAGGCAGGACCGGACCTGCCCGTCGGCGGTGAGCCGGGTGCGGTCGCAGTCACCGCAGAACGGCCGCGTGACGCTGGCGATCACCCCGACCCGGGCCGGGCCGCCGTCGACCAGCCAGCTCTCGGCCGGGGTCGCCCCGCGTACGACCGGGTCGGGTCTCAGGTCGAACGCCCCGGTCAGAGCGGTGAGGATCTCGTCGGCGGTGACCATGGCGGACCGGTCCCAGCCGTGCTGTGCGTCCAGCGGCATCTGCTCGATGAACCGCAGCTCGTAGCCGTGGGCCAGCGCGAAGCGGAGCAGGGCCGGTGCCTCGTCGTCGTTGACCCCGCGCATCAGCACCGCGTTGACCTTGACCGGACGGAGTCCGGCCGCCGCCGCTCCGGCCAGGCCGGCGAGCACGTCCGCGAGCCGGGGCCGCCGGGTCAACCGGACGAACCGGTCGGCGTCCAGGGTGTCCAGGGAGACGTTCACCCGGTCCAGGCCGGCGGCGACCAGCGCGGGCGCGACCCGGTCCAGTCCGATCCCGTTCGTGGTCAGCGAGATCCGGGGGCGGGGAGCCAGGGCCGCCACGGCGGCCACGATCCGGGTGAGCCCGGGGCGGATCAGCGGCTCCCCACCGGTGAACCGCACCTCGGTCACCCCGAGCCGGCGCACCGCCACCCCGACCAGCCGGACGACCTCGTCGTCGGTGAGCAGGTCGGGCCCGGCCAGCCAGGGCAGTCCCTCCGCCGGCATGCAGTACGTGCACCGCAGGTTGCACTTGTCGGTCAACGACACGCGCAGGCTGCGGGCGGTCCGGCCGTACCGGTCGACGAGGCCGTACGCGTTCGGCTGGTCCGCGCTCATCGCTCGACGGTAGCGCGGCCGGGGGTTCCGTCGATGACCTCCCGGACACACCGGCCGACCGCCTCTCGCCAGGTTGCGCCGAACGCCGCGGTGTGCACCAGCAGCAGGTGGAGCTGGTGCAGGGGCACCCGGTCCCGCCATCCGTCGGCCAGCGGCCACGCCTCCCGGTAGGCGGCCAGGATCCGGTCCAGGTGGGGTGCGCCGCCGAAGAGCGCCAGCTGGGCCAGGTCGGTCTCCCGGTGGCCACCGTGCGCGGCCGGGTCCACCAGCCAGGCCCGCCCGTCCAGGCCCCAGACGACGTTGCCCGGCCACAGGTCACCGTGGATCCGGGCCGGCGGCTCGTCGCCGCCGTACTCCCCGATGGTGTCGATCACCCGCTCGACCAGCGCGGTCTCGGTGGCAGTGAGCGCGCCGACGTCGACCGAGCGCCGGAGGTACGGCAGGAGCCGGCGCTGCGCGAACCAGGTCGACCACGGCCCCGGATCGGGGGTGTTGTCCTGGTCGAGCGCGCCGACGAAGCCGGGCCAGTCGGCCCCGAACACCGGTGCGCCGCTGCGGTGCAACGCGGCCAGCTCCCGCCCGAACCGCTCGGCGGCGGCGGGCGTCGGCTCGCCGGGCTCGATCCAGTCGACTGCCAGCAGCTCCGGCAGCGCCACCAGCACCTCGGGCACGGCCACCGCGTCCGCGTCGCGCAGCCAGCGCAGTCCGGCGGCCTCGGTCGTGAAGAACCCCGCCGGGACCGGCTGTGCGGCTCCCTCCGGCCAGGTCTTGGCGAAGACCGAGTGGCCGTCGTCCAGGGTGAGCCGGGAGGCGGCGCAGATGCTGCCGCCGGAGACCGGCGTCTCCCGGATCCGCTGATGGGTCAGGAAGGTCGGCAGGTGCGCCGGGTGCGCCCGCAGGTAGGCCAGGTCCATGAGCGCAAGGTAGCCGGTGGACGGCGGCATGGTGCCCGTCGGGACGCTGTCGAGCTGCCCCATCTGTGCGCCCACCGGTCGGCACGTCGCCCTCGCTGTCTCGCCTCCCGCCGCACACGCGATCCTGCACTGACTGCACGTTCGCGCTGACCTGGGCCGGAGCGCCCTAGACCTGTGGACGGAACGCGTGTCGTCCACAGGGCCTGCCCGCCGGTCCGTCCCCGGCGCAGGCTGCGGACATGAACTCCACCGACCGCCCCCGGCTCGCCGTCCGCTCCCCCGCCGACCTGATCGCCGCCGTGCCGTACCTTCTCGGCTTCCACCCGGCCGACAGCGTGGTGCTGGTCGCGCTCCGGGAAAAGCAGATCATCTTCGCCGCGCGCGCCGACCTGGCACCACCCGGGACCGACCCCGGCCCCGTCGCCCGGTACCTTGCCGCCGTGATCGGCCGGCAGGGCGCCGACGCGGCCACCGCCATCGGGTACGGTCCGGCCGCCCGGGTCACCGCGACGCTCGACGCGGTCCGCCGCGAGCTGGACGGGATCGGCCTCGCCGTGTTGGACGCCCTGCGGGTGGAGGACGAGCGCTACTGGTCGTACCTCTGCGTCGACCCGGGGTGTTGCCCGCCGGAGGGCACCCGGTACGACCCCCGGGCCAGCCAGGTCACCGCCGCCGCCGTCTTCGCCGGGCAGGTCGCCCTTCCGGACCGGGCGGCGTTGACCGCCCAGGTGGCCCCGGTGGAGGGGCCGGCCCGGGAGGCGATGCGCGAGGCCACCGTGCAGGCCCGGGAACGACTCGGTGACCTGCTCGGTGCGGTGGCCCCGGAGGAACTGATCTCCGGTCGGGCGATGATCGGGGCCGCCCGGCAGGCGCACCGCGCGGCGGTGGAACGGACCCGACGCGGGGAGCGGTCGACCGACGACGACGTCGCCTGGCTCGGCGTACTGCTGACCTTCGTGCCGGCGCGGGACGAGGTGTGGGAACGCACCGACGGCGCGGACGAGCACCTCGCGCTCTGGACGGACGTGTTCCGCCGGGGCGAGCCGGAGGTGAGCGCCGCGCCGGGCTGCCTGCTGGCCTTCGCCGCGTTCCGGGCCGGGCAGGGTGCGTTGGCGGCGGTCGCCCTGGAACGGGTGCTCGCCCGCAACCCCGACTACTCGATGGCGCTGCTCCTCGACGACCTGCTCCGCCAGGGCGTGCCACCGTCCCGGCTGACCGACTGGCCGGTGCTCAACGACAAGCGCACCGGCCGTCGCCGCCGTCGGCGGGGCGGCCGCTGAGCACAGCCGTAGGGCCGAAGCAGCCCGGTGGACAAGGTGACCACGGGCGGTACGGTGCCTGGCATGGGTGCTCTGAAGCCGTGGCACATAGCCGTCCTGCTCTGCGTCGTCGTGACCGCTGCGCTCGTCGTCGGCCTGGTCGCCCTCCTGGTCAAGCGGTCCGGCCGCCGGTAACCGAGGCCGAGCGGGGCGTGTCTCGGCCGACTCAGGCGGACAGCAGTCGTTCGCGCACCGCCGCGAGCGCCTCTGCCCCGACACCCGCCGCCAGCAGGTACGCCCGGACGCCGCCGTGGCGCTGGTCGAGGTGGGCGAGGGTGTGCCGCATTGGCTGCGGTGAACAGGAGTCGGTGAGCGCGTAGTCCGCCGCGATGTCCTCGGCGGCCACCCCGGCCACGGTCAGCAGGAGCGCCACCAGGACGCCGGTCCGGTCCCGTCCGGCCGTGCAGTGCACGAGGACACCGCCCGGCGGTGCCTCGGCCACGGCCCGGAAGGCCGCCGCGATCTGGTGGCGGTTGTGGTCGAGCATCGGGGCGTAGGTGTCCGGCGGTGGGATGTAGGCCAGCACGTCGTCGAGCATCGGCACGTGCCGGTAGACCGGATCGTGGACGAACGGACTCGGTCGCTGCTCACACTCCCAGGCCCACCGCAGGTCGACGATCCGGCTCACCTGGCCACTCCGGAGGGCCTCGACGGTGGGCGCTGCGAGTCGTTCGTGGCTGTCCGACCGGAGCAGGGCACCCCGCCGGATCAGGTGTCCGCCGGAGGTGGAAAGACCCCCGAGGTCACGCGCGTTCCGACAGCCGGACCAGTCAAGCACCCCTGCACCCCTCCGTACGCCGATCACGGGTCAGCAGCTGATCCGGTGGTCGCCGGTGTAGACGTTCATGGTGTCGCCACGGAGGAAGCCGACCAGGGTCATCCCCGCCTCGGCGGCCAGGTCGGCGGCGAGGGTGCTCGGCGCGGAGACCGCTGCCAGCAGCGGGGCCCCGGCCATCCACGCCTTCTGGGTCAGTTCGAAGCTGGCCCGTCCGGAGACCAGGAGCAGGTGCCCGGCGAGCGGCAGTCGCCGTTCCCGGACGGCCCAGCCGACCACCTTGTCCACCGCGTTGTGTCGACCCACGTCCTCCCGTAGCACGACCAGCTCACCGGTGGGGGTGAACAGGCCGGCCGCGTGCAGTCCGCCGGTGCGGTCGAAGCCACGCTGGGCGGAACGCAGCGTGTCCGGTAGCGCCGCGAGCACCTCGGCCGGCACGGTCGTCGGATCGTCGGCGACCCGGTACGCCGAGCGGGTGCGCACCGAGTCGATGCTCGCCTTGCCGCACACGCCGCAGGAACTGGTGGTGTAGAAGTTGCGGGCCGGGTCGGTGGCCGGTTCGGGTACGCCGGGGGCCAGCACCACGTCGACCACGTTGTACGTGTTCGGTGTCTCCGTCCCGGCGCAGAGCTGGGCGGTGTGCACGTCGTCGGTCGACCGGATCAGCCCTTCGGTGAGCAGGAAGCCGAGCGCCAGGTCGAGATCGTCGCCGGGCGTCCGCATGGTGACCGCGAGGGGACGCCGACGGGCCGGACCGGCCGGACCGACCCGGATCTCCAACGGCTCCTCGGCGGCCAGGTTGTCCGGCCGGCGGACCACCCGCCCGTCCGGCCCGAGGTCGATGCGGAGCACGTTGCGTCGGTCAGTCGCCCGTCCCATCCGCCCATCCTGCCCTGCCCGGCGACAGCGACGTGCACCCGGCGAGGGCTACCGTGGGCGGATGTCCGGCTATGCGGCGGTGGTGCTGACCGGCGGCGCGGCGCGTCGGCTGGGTGGGGTCGACAAGCCCGGCCTCCCGATCGGGGGCCGCCCGATGCGGGACCGGGTCCTGGCGGCGGTCGCCGACGCGACGCCCCGGATCGTGGTCGGCCCGGAGACCACCCCCGTGCCCGCCGACGTCCGGCTGACCCGGGAGGAACCCGCCGGTGGCGGGCCGGTCGCGGCCGTCGCCGCCGGACTGGCCCTGCTGCCACCGGGGACGACCACGGTCGCGCTGCTCGCCGGTGACCTGCCGCTGCTCACCGCCGAGGCCGTGGGTGAGCTGCGCCGGGCGCTCGCCGCCGACCCGAGCGCCGACGGGGTCTGCCACGTCGACCCGGACGGCCGGCGACAGTCGCTCTGTGGCCTCTGGCGGGTGGCTCCGCTGCGGGCTGCCGTCGACCGGCTCACCGCCGACCGGGGTGGGCTCACCGGGGCGTCGGTCCGGGCGCTCCTGGCCGGGTTGACCGTGGCCGAGCTGCGCTGGTCCGGGGTGGGTCCGCCGCCCTGGTTCGACTGCGACACTGACGACGACGTACGCCGGGCGGAGGAGTGGACGCGATGACGCGGATGGACGACTGGGTGGCGGCGGCCTGTGCCGAACTGGACCTCGATCCGACCGGGGTGCCGGTGCCGGAGGTGCTCGACCTTGCCCGGGACGTCGCCCACAACGTGCTGCGCCCGGGCGCGCCGGTCACCGCGTACCTGCTGGGGTTGGCGGTCGGCCGGGGCGCGGACCCGGCGGCGACCGCGGCGCGGCTCGGCGGGCTGGCCCGGTCCTGGCCGGTGGAGTTGGGCGGTGAGGGCACCGCGGGTTGATTCGCCCGCCCGGTGCCGTGGGTAGGGTGGCCCTGACGGACGGAGGCGATCATGACGGCAGACCACCCCTCGACGCCGGTCGATGGCGCGGCCGGCGCCATGCCGGATCACCATGAGTCAATCCTTCTCGACGAGCCGACCACGGCCGACCTGCGCGCCAAGGTGACCGAGGCGTGGCGGGAGTTCGCCCGGGCGCTCGCCGCACGGCTCGGCGACCTGCCGGTGGGCGCGCATCTGGCGGTCACCCTCGACCCCACCGCCTCCGGCACCGGCGACGCCGTCTACTCGATCAGCGTGGACGTCGACGACGAGGGGCGGCTCGTCGCCCGCGCGGTCGGCAACGCCACCCTGCCGGAGGGGTACCGGCTGAACCGCACGGCGGTGGCCGACATGATCGCGCTCGGCTGGTCGCCGCCGGGGGTGGTGGAGGGGTCCGGCGAGTACTTCGGCCTGATCGGCGCCGTCGACGGGGCGACCCGTCTAGCGGCGGTCGTCTCCCGCACCCTCCGGGACGTCTACGGGGCACCGCACCCGGCGTTCCTGGTCTACCTGGTGCACGACGTCGAGGGAGAGCCGCTCCCGACGGGCCCGCTCGGCACCGCGCGCAGTGAGTTCGGCCCGGACCGCGACGTCGAGGCGGACCTCGACGAGGCCCTCGCCGCCGCAGCCACCCAGACCGGGACGAACGATGTCCTGGCGCTGGCCGAGCAGGTCCGGACGGTCGTCTCCAGCATGCTCAAGTCGGACTCGGACAAGCTCCAGGTCGACTCGGACGGTGACATCAACATCCGGGCCGGTTCGGCGATGGTCTTCGTCCGGGTCCGCGACAATCCGCCCCTGGTCGACGTCTTCTCCCCGGTGCTCACCGAGGTGGAGCCGACCGAGCGGCTGTACGTCAAGCTCTCCGAACTGACCAACCGGATGCCGATCGGGCGGCTCTACTGCGCCGAGGACACGGTGTGGGCCTCCATTCCGGTCTTCGGTCGGAACTTCCAGGCCACCCACCTCATGCTGGCTGTGCAGGTGATGACGGGGCTGGCGGACGAACTGGACGACCGGCTGCACGGCGAGTTCGGCGGCAAGCGGTTCTTCGGGGAGGGCGACAAGCCCAGCCGGCGTGAGCAGGAGGAGCCGGGCGAGCACCGAACCGGCATGTACCTCTGACGCGGCACGTCGGGGCGGACCGGGATGTCGATCTTCGACGCCCCGGCCACCTGCCGTCGAAGCAGCACCTGATCCACCTGCCGGGCGAAGCGCCGGTGACGGGGAGGCGGGTGGGGCCCGGCAAACCCCGAGAGCCGGGCCCCACCCGTTGAGGGGAGGAAGGTTCAGGTCGCCGGGATCCAGTTCCGTTCGGCGAGGTTGGTCGGGTCGGTGGCCTGGAGCCCGACGTCGGAGAGGGTCCAGAGGGTGTCGCCGACGATCAGGGAGCGGGTGATCCCGGCCCGGTGGTCATCGCCGGGGTGGGCGATCCGGCCGACCTCGGTGAGCCGCGACCCGTCGGTCCGCAGCACCAACGCCTCCTGCCCGACGTGCCGGCGCCCGGACACCGGCAGCACCACCAGTCCGCTGCCCGGCCAGTACAGCAGGGCGTGCGGATCGTGCTCGGCCGGCGAGTACGTACCCGGCCGGTGGTGGTGGGCGATCCGGGTCGGCTTCGCCGGGTCGGCCACGTCGAAGAGGGAGACCAGCAGCCCCTGGCGGACGCCCTGCCCGTTGGCCTCCTGCCCGACCCCGAGCAGCCGACCCTCGCCCACCGGTTGCAGGTGCCCCGAGTAGCCGGTGATCTTCAGCTCGCCGGTCACCTTCGGGGCGGTCGGGTCGCGCAGGTCGAGCGTGTAGAGCGGGTCGGTCTCCCGGAAGGTGACC encodes:
- a CDS encoding UvrD-helicase domain-containing protein, which codes for MSPFSAVPSGGPSPFVADLHIHSKYSRACSRDLTLPNLGWWARRKGIGVLGTGDFTHPAWYDHLRETLHPAEPGLYRLGPEAERDIARRLPPRLADAAEADPVRFMLSVEISTIYKRGDRTRKVHHLIYLPDLDAVARFNAALGRIGNLGSDGRPILGLDSRDLLEITLEASPDGYLVPAHIWTPWFSALGSKSGFDAIADCYADLAGHIFAVETGLSSDPAMNWRVASLDAYRLVSNSDAHSPPALAREATVFATGRDYFAIRDALRTGDGLAGTIEFFPEEGKYHADGHRVCGVNWSPEQTRAAGGRCPECGKPLTVGVLSRIEELADRTEGHRPEQAREVTHLVPLAEILGEINKVGPRSKKVEGKLNDLVAALGPELEILTTTPLDELQRVGGEVLAEGIGRLRRGEVRRVPGYDGEYGVITLFDPAELGAAGQSGGQETLFDVPVPKQRSPKEPAAVPRAKSPAKAEPKRRPARETPPPAPPIAPAPSPHEPFEPMLAGMEEVGTGLLDRLDAMQRVAASAPGGPLLIVAGPGTGKTRTLTHRIAYLCAELNVFPETCLAITFTRRAAEELRHRLDGLLGPVAEDVTVGTFHSLGLTILRENAEAAGLPPDFRIADDADRTTARAEAGDDEGTYTALLRKQHLVDLDELLTLPVELLRGDRKLVQRYRERWRWIFVDEYQDVDAVQYDLLRLLSPADGNLCAIGDPDQAIYSFRGADVGYFLRFSEDFTDARLVRLNRNYRSSAPILAAAVQAIAPSSLVRGRRLDPARLDPEAPLVGRYPAASVADEADFVVRTIDELVGGLSHRSLDSGRIDGRGSNVSFSDIAVLYRTDAQAAPILDALARANIPVQKRSHDRLRDRPGVSAIARELRHADGLDGGLPARVRLVGQVLADRFATPTLDSTGSVRPEDVRTAVDLLTPLARRCGDDLPLFLSQLATGAEVDALDPRAEAVTLLTLHAAKGLEFPVVFLVGCEDGLLPLRWPGSTPDEDDVAEERRLFFVGLTRAQDRLYVSHAARRTRHGSERDCRPSPFLDVIDPGLFERLGGEEPARPKNRQLRLM
- a CDS encoding metallophosphoesterase, producing the protein MLAVLGFVGTLALVTGLIHLYLWKRLVRDTTRPGRWRRIGTVTVLVLAVLVPVTMVGTQAGLYWLAWPGYLWLAVMFYLLVVLVALEVPMLVARLVLRRRVVAAEPTAAAPEPALVGAAGTADPPAADAVRQPDHDPSRRLLLARGAAIFAGLTATGVTGYGIRTALGPPQLDRVQIPLAKLPRSMDGLRIATVSDIHLGPLRGRAHTERIVAAINRLDADLVAVVGDLVDGSVAELGEAAAPLRDLRSRFGSFFVTGNHEYYSGVEEWVQEVDRLGLRVLQNERLEIAARGGVLDLAGVNDPSGEGGTGLAAGPDYAAALGDRDTSRPVVLLAHQPVAALEASKFDVDLQLSGHTHGGQIVPFNLAVRLEQPVVSGLGEVDGTKVYVTNGAGFWGPPVRVGAEPQITLVELRSR
- a CDS encoding MoaD/ThiS family protein — encoded protein: MRPDTGTPQGPPETQVTIRYFAGARAAAGRAEESAAAGRTLDEVLDDLVGRHGDRLARVLQAASFLVDGVTCHDRRTPLPAGATIDVLPPFAGG
- the moaA gene encoding GTP 3',8-cyclase MoaA — protein: MSADQPNAYGLVDRYGRTARSLRVSLTDKCNLRCTYCMPAEGLPWLAGPDLLTDDEVVRLVGVAVRRLGVTEVRFTGGEPLIRPGLTRIVAAVAALAPRPRISLTTNGIGLDRVAPALVAAGLDRVNVSLDTLDADRFVRLTRRPRLADVLAGLAGAAAAGLRPVKVNAVLMRGVNDDEAPALLRFALAHGYELRFIEQMPLDAQHGWDRSAMVTADEILTALTGAFDLRPDPVVRGATPAESWLVDGGPARVGVIASVTRPFCGDCDRTRLTADGQVRSCLFATRESDLRGALRAGADDAELARRWQRAMWDKAAGHGIDDPTFLQPARPMSAIGG
- a CDS encoding fructosamine kinase family protein — protein: MDLAYLRAHPAHLPTFLTHQRIRETPVSGGSICAASRLTLDDGHSVFAKTWPEGAAQPVPAGFFTTEAAGLRWLRDADAVAVPEVLVALPELLAVDWIEPGEPTPAAAERFGRELAALHRSGAPVFGADWPGFVGALDQDNTPDPGPWSTWFAQRRLLPYLRRSVDVGALTATETALVERVIDTIGEYGGDEPPARIHGDLWPGNVVWGLDGRAWLVDPAAHGGHRETDLAQLALFGGAPHLDRILAAYREAWPLADGWRDRVPLHQLHLLLVHTAAFGATWREAVGRCVREVIDGTPGRATVER
- a CDS encoding DUF4192 domain-containing protein, with translation MNSTDRPRLAVRSPADLIAAVPYLLGFHPADSVVLVALREKQIIFAARADLAPPGTDPGPVARYLAAVIGRQGADAATAIGYGPAARVTATLDAVRRELDGIGLAVLDALRVEDERYWSYLCVDPGCCPPEGTRYDPRASQVTAAAVFAGQVALPDRAALTAQVAPVEGPAREAMREATVQARERLGDLLGAVAPEELISGRAMIGAARQAHRAAVERTRRGERSTDDDVAWLGVLLTFVPARDEVWERTDGADEHLALWTDVFRRGEPEVSAAPGCLLAFAAFRAGQGALAAVALERVLARNPDYSMALLLDDLLRQGVPPSRLTDWPVLNDKRTGRRRRRRGGR
- a CDS encoding tyrosine-protein phosphatase, translated to MIGVRRGAGVLDWSGCRNARDLGGLSTSGGHLIRRGALLRSDSHERLAAPTVEALRSGQVSRIVDLRWAWECEQRPSPFVHDPVYRHVPMLDDVLAYIPPPDTYAPMLDHNRHQIAAAFRAVAEAPPGGVLVHCTAGRDRTGVLVALLLTVAGVAAEDIAADYALTDSCSPQPMRHTLAHLDQRHGGVRAYLLAAGVGAEALAAVRERLLSA
- the fdhD gene encoding formate dehydrogenase accessory sulfurtransferase FdhD; amino-acid sequence: MGRATDRRNVLRIDLGPDGRVVRRPDNLAAEEPLEIRVGPAGPARRRPLAVTMRTPGDDLDLALGFLLTEGLIRSTDDVHTAQLCAGTETPNTYNVVDVVLAPGVPEPATDPARNFYTTSSCGVCGKASIDSVRTRSAYRVADDPTTVPAEVLAALPDTLRSAQRGFDRTGGLHAAGLFTPTGELVVLREDVGRHNAVDKVVGWAVRERRLPLAGHLLLVSGRASFELTQKAWMAGAPLLAAVSAPSTLAADLAAEAGMTLVGFLRGDTMNVYTGDHRISC